A portion of the Leptospira noumeaensis genome contains these proteins:
- a CDS encoding sensor histidine kinase, giving the protein MNLIVILNFLSLIVYGIAIYVILKTLVRRPTYRGEGIFVLILAIIPCYISISNLFEHGYGIDYFDDYEGFCKDLYVMFLLIFLYVHSVKKEQTKRIEHERQIKSDLQLKSKLLTEIHHRVNNNLQIISGLLAMQAESENDSKLTTSLGLIQNRIMAIASVHKIIYGSPNLLYVDLNLIFNSILTNLKIMYVTDKNNIELIESIEEGLEMDLDRAIPMGLILNELVSNSFRHAFLNRNHGRIEVNLSQLQNNFVFVVRDNGFGMENDLFDGKGIGLTLVKNLVKQLRGTILIEKKNGTIFEIRFPAFNQNPIQI; this is encoded by the coding sequence ATGAATCTGATAGTCATTCTTAATTTTTTATCTTTGATTGTTTATGGGATCGCAATTTACGTGATTCTCAAAACTTTGGTTCGTAGACCAACCTATCGTGGTGAAGGTATATTTGTTTTAATTCTCGCAATCATTCCTTGTTATATAAGTATATCTAATTTATTTGAACATGGTTATGGGATTGATTATTTTGATGATTATGAAGGTTTTTGTAAAGATCTTTATGTTATGTTTTTGTTGATTTTTTTATATGTACATTCAGTAAAAAAAGAACAAACTAAAAGAATTGAACATGAAAGGCAAATTAAATCCGATCTACAATTAAAATCGAAATTACTTACTGAAATTCATCACCGCGTTAATAACAACTTACAAATTATTTCCGGTCTTTTGGCAATGCAAGCGGAATCAGAAAATGATTCTAAATTAACTACCTCATTGGGTTTGATTCAAAATCGAATTATGGCGATTGCTTCGGTTCATAAAATTATCTATGGATCACCTAACCTATTATATGTGGATCTGAATTTGATTTTTAATTCTATTCTGACTAATCTTAAAATTATGTATGTGACTGATAAAAATAACATTGAGTTGATTGAAAGCATTGAAGAGGGATTGGAAATGGATTTGGATCGTGCGATTCCGATGGGTCTTATTTTAAATGAACTTGTTTCCAATTCCTTTCGTCATGCTTTTCTGAATAGAAATCACGGAAGGATTGAGGTGAATTTGAGTCAACTACAGAATAATTTTGTTTTTGTCGTTAGAGACAATGGATTTGGAATGGAAAACGATCTTTTTGATGGAAAAGGTATTGGACTGACTCTTGTTAAGAACTTAGTCAAACAGTTACGCGGAACTATCTTAATCGAAAAAAAGAATGGAACTATTTTTGAAATTAGATTTCCCGCTTTCAATCAAAATCCGATCCAAATATAA
- a CDS encoding YdeI/OmpD-associated family protein, with amino-acid sequence MENFPYLPFSAKIEIIGINPFVFLPTPVLHKLMLQAGIDKGKIRVCLKIEGFEFTQTLVKYSGHWRLYLNTPMRLKAKKEVGDQANFEIKFNPEEKVHPESPELKKALTLNKEAKVKFQSLSPSLQNEIMRYISGLKSEKTKEENVGRAIQYLLGKGKFLGRKTK; translated from the coding sequence ATGGAAAATTTTCCCTATCTGCCTTTTTCTGCCAAAATTGAAATTATAGGAATCAATCCATTTGTTTTTTTACCTACTCCCGTTTTACACAAATTAATGTTACAAGCTGGTATAGATAAGGGCAAAATCAGAGTTTGCTTAAAAATAGAAGGTTTTGAATTTACACAAACGCTAGTTAAATATAGTGGTCATTGGAGGTTGTATTTAAACACACCAATGCGATTAAAGGCAAAAAAAGAAGTTGGTGATCAGGCAAATTTTGAAATTAAATTCAATCCGGAAGAAAAAGTACATCCTGAATCTCCGGAGCTAAAAAAAGCGTTAACCCTAAATAAAGAGGCAAAAGTTAAATTCCAAAGTTTAAGCCCTTCTCTTCAAAACGAAATCATGAGATACATTTCTGGACTCAAATCAGAGAAAACTAAGGAAGAAAATGTCGGTCGAGCCATTCAATATTTACTAGGCAAAGGTAAATTTTTGGGCAGGAAAACAAAATAA
- a CDS encoding M14 family zinc carboxypeptidase, with amino-acid sequence MLRGMKRLNRYENRILKIVKLGGKLVRFKQFGFSTKTKEGFRFPIYVLEIGREKAIKRNLSGLVAGVHGLETIGIRVLLDFLDDLFARKTSELYREIKDGELGIVCIPILNPGGVALKRRSNPGGVDLMRNSGVEAVKAPFFFGGHKLSNVFPYYRGNVLQAESKVLDRFYNEYFVPAENAMIPVVDIHSGFGVVDHVWWPYAGTHEQCVDETLFQKIANHLTTKFNHILYRFGPQSETYTTHGDLWDRLYNEYQKTKVEIGSNGSRFLPLTLEIGTWSDIQLDPWKVFRKRGIFNPAREAKQESIISHRKFLTDVLRLAKTNPIDLV; translated from the coding sequence ATGCTCAGAGGAATGAAACGTCTCAATCGATACGAAAACAGAATTTTGAAAATCGTAAAGTTAGGTGGTAAACTAGTTCGGTTTAAACAATTTGGATTTTCCACAAAAACTAAAGAAGGTTTTCGTTTCCCGATCTATGTATTAGAAATTGGAAGGGAAAAAGCGATCAAAAGAAATCTATCCGGTCTTGTCGCAGGAGTTCATGGATTAGAAACCATTGGGATCCGAGTTCTATTGGATTTTTTGGATGATCTTTTTGCTCGTAAAACATCGGAGTTGTATCGGGAGATTAAGGATGGAGAACTTGGCATTGTTTGTATTCCCATTTTAAATCCAGGTGGAGTTGCTCTCAAACGTAGATCCAATCCTGGTGGGGTTGATTTAATGAGAAACTCTGGTGTAGAGGCGGTAAAAGCTCCTTTCTTTTTTGGAGGCCATAAACTTTCCAATGTGTTTCCTTATTATAGAGGGAATGTTCTCCAAGCTGAATCAAAAGTATTAGATCGTTTTTATAATGAATATTTTGTTCCTGCTGAAAACGCGATGATTCCGGTGGTTGATATTCATTCCGGTTTCGGTGTTGTAGATCATGTTTGGTGGCCTTATGCTGGAACTCATGAACAATGCGTTGATGAAACTTTGTTTCAGAAAATTGCAAATCACCTAACAACTAAATTTAATCATATTTTATATCGTTTTGGGCCACAGAGTGAAACTTATACAACACATGGTGATCTTTGGGACAGATTGTACAATGAATACCAGAAAACAAAAGTAGAAATCGGTTCCAATGGTTCCAGGTTTTTACCATTGACTTTGGAGATTGGAACTTGGTCAGACATCCAATTAGATCCATGGAAGGTGTTTCGTAAAAGAGGGATCTTTAATCCTGCTCGTGAAGCCAAACAAGAATCGATCATTAGTCATAGAAAGTTTTTAACAGATGTGTTGCGACTGGCTAAAACGAATCCAATTGATTTGGTATGA
- a CDS encoding alpha/beta hydrolase, translating into MKQSLPKAKLQKFKEESITSNGIKINLGIWPGKKQTIVCLHGLSGNLYSMKSLAERLHHLGYKVISYDLRGRGKSDKPNSGYGFQNHIEDLKGLIAHYKIKNPIFFAHSFGCMIALRYAIHYPDSVQGMILMDGGGLLTLPKRIQVLKVLKHSFERLDVTFSTISEYLKLIQNSPLVPKWSKEIEEYFRLELMKTKGGFVCHMPGYVMEEELKEMGGSMHFLNILKYLICDPKRVLSKMKENRSLEFKKIKPPTLILRATEMNLFPNDDLLPKTSFEFMLKQIPNSRGKEIKTNHYGILFDKIKERDSVIEEFLNEC; encoded by the coding sequence ATGAAACAATCTCTACCGAAGGCCAAACTCCAAAAATTCAAAGAAGAATCCATCACATCCAATGGAATCAAAATCAATTTGGGAATTTGGCCGGGAAAAAAACAAACGATTGTTTGCCTACATGGTTTATCGGGAAATTTGTATTCTATGAAATCTTTAGCAGAACGTCTGCATCATTTAGGATACAAGGTTATTTCCTATGACTTACGTGGCCGAGGGAAGTCAGACAAACCAAATTCCGGATACGGATTTCAAAATCATATCGAAGATTTAAAGGGTCTCATCGCTCACTACAAAATCAAAAATCCAATATTTTTTGCTCACTCTTTTGGTTGTATGATTGCTCTGCGTTATGCGATTCATTACCCAGATTCAGTTCAAGGAATGATACTTATGGATGGAGGAGGACTTCTAACACTACCAAAAAGAATCCAAGTTTTAAAAGTATTAAAACATTCTTTTGAAAGATTAGATGTTACCTTTTCAACGATATCCGAATATCTAAAATTAATTCAAAACTCTCCACTTGTGCCGAAATGGTCAAAAGAAATAGAAGAATACTTCCGGTTAGAACTGATGAAAACCAAAGGTGGTTTTGTTTGTCATATGCCTGGATATGTTATGGAAGAGGAATTAAAAGAAATGGGAGGATCCATGCATTTTCTAAATATACTAAAGTATTTAATTTGTGACCCCAAAAGAGTCCTTTCAAAAATGAAAGAAAACAGATCATTGGAATTTAAAAAAATAAAACCCCCAACTCTCATCCTTCGTGCCACAGAAATGAATTTATTCCCAAACGATGATTTATTACCAAAAACATCTTTTGAATTTATGTTAAAACAAATCCCCAACTCCCGTGGCAAAGAAATCAAAACCAACCACTACGGAATCCTTTTTGACAAAATCAAGGAGAGGGATTCGGTGATTGAAGAATTTTTGAATGAATGTTAG
- a CDS encoding DNA-3-methyladenine glycosylase I, producing MKDMESERCSWCLKFEQYIKYHDEEWGVPVHDDQTHFEFLILEGAQAGLSWSTILKKREGYRKVFVNFDPTKVAKFTDKKLEKILLDPSIIRNRLKVYAAVNNAKRFLEIQKEFGSFDKYIWSFVNHKPIQNRRKSLKEVPATTKESDLLSKDLIKRGFKFVGSTVIYAHMQACGLVNDHIESCFRYKEIVSIS from the coding sequence ATGAAAGATATGGAATCAGAACGTTGTTCCTGGTGTTTGAAATTTGAGCAATACATAAAGTATCATGATGAAGAATGGGGAGTGCCTGTCCATGATGACCAAACTCATTTTGAATTTTTGATCCTTGAGGGTGCACAAGCAGGACTCAGTTGGTCTACCATCTTAAAAAAACGTGAAGGTTACAGAAAGGTGTTTGTTAACTTTGATCCAACAAAAGTGGCAAAGTTTACAGATAAAAAATTAGAAAAAATCCTCTTAGATCCATCGATCATTCGTAATCGATTGAAGGTATATGCCGCGGTAAATAATGCAAAACGGTTTCTAGAAATTCAAAAGGAATTCGGTTCCTTTGACAAATACATTTGGAGTTTTGTAAATCACAAACCAATTCAAAATCGAAGGAAAAGTTTGAAAGAAGTTCCCGCGACAACCAAAGAATCAGATCTCTTGAGTAAAGATCTGATCAAACGTGGTTTTAAGTTTGTTGGTAGTACGGTAATCTATGCGCATATGCAAGCATGTGGCCTTGTCAACGACCACATTGAAAGTTGTTTTCGGTATAAAGAAATAGTTTCTATCTCTTAA
- a CDS encoding nuclear transport factor 2 family protein, whose protein sequence is MITNQIKAEMNEDSLKEEFLMLMKNIDEGNTLAVEKKFHTEYADSVYIKGSDLIFSSNKMKYIESLKDGKIGGVERSVNIHSIDFLDKFGFVKADLKSKVMKFQSMYTFYFEEGGWKMIKAVVVAEKL, encoded by the coding sequence ATGATCACAAATCAAATAAAGGCTGAAATGAATGAGGATTCTTTAAAAGAAGAATTTCTTATGTTAATGAAAAACATTGATGAGGGTAATACCTTGGCAGTAGAAAAAAAGTTTCATACTGAGTATGCAGATAGTGTATATATCAAAGGGAGTGATCTCATTTTCAGTTCCAATAAAATGAAGTACATTGAGTCGTTAAAGGATGGAAAAATTGGAGGAGTAGAAAGATCGGTGAATATCCATTCGATTGATTTTTTGGACAAGTTTGGTTTTGTGAAAGCAGATTTGAAAAGTAAGGTTATGAAATTCCAATCTATGTACACCTTCTACTTTGAAGAAGGCGGCTGGAAAATGATCAAAGCTGTTGTGGTGGCGGAAAAATTATAA
- a CDS encoding MarR family winged helix-turn-helix transcriptional regulator, translating into MSDSFDLENSYAYLIYRTVRSLRRQFMRLAAANGLDLFPEQWFVLVRLMKQPGCSQSDLGRDFDDRPSMARALRNMEEKGWIKIQADPEDRRKNQVYPTKKGSEIYHLMASVVTEERKRMFKKLSTQDFKTFKRIIDQIYEESID; encoded by the coding sequence ATGTCGGATTCATTTGATTTAGAAAATTCCTATGCATATTTGATTTATAGGACGGTGCGTTCTTTGCGACGTCAGTTTATGCGTTTGGCAGCAGCTAATGGGCTTGATCTCTTTCCCGAACAGTGGTTTGTTCTAGTTCGTTTGATGAAACAACCTGGATGTAGCCAGTCGGATTTGGGGCGAGATTTTGATGATAGACCTTCCATGGCAAGAGCCCTTCGCAATATGGAAGAAAAGGGTTGGATCAAAATCCAAGCGGATCCAGAAGATCGTAGAAAAAATCAAGTGTATCCAACCAAAAAAGGTTCTGAGATCTATCATTTGATGGCTTCTGTTGTGACGGAGGAACGAAAACGAATGTTTAAAAAACTATCCACACAAGATTTTAAAACTTTCAAACGAATTATTGATCAAATTTATGAAGAATCGATAGATTAA
- the rnk gene encoding nucleoside diphosphate kinase regulator: MNTKNKIYMTHFDYNRLKTMVLDYKKRNITNGNLKDLLGEMERAQKVDSQSIPPNYVTMNSVIELKNLEELEFQEFRLVFPEDANTEENKISVLAPIGTAVLGYKTGDVIQWKVPGGENQFQITKIKYQPEANGDFHL, translated from the coding sequence ATGAATACTAAAAACAAAATCTATATGACTCATTTTGATTATAATCGACTAAAAACAATGGTTCTAGATTATAAAAAAAGAAATATAACAAACGGCAATCTAAAAGATTTGTTAGGGGAAATGGAAAGAGCTCAAAAAGTAGACTCTCAGTCAATTCCACCTAACTACGTCACTATGAATTCTGTGATTGAACTTAAAAATCTAGAAGAACTAGAGTTTCAAGAATTTCGATTGGTATTTCCAGAAGATGCAAATACCGAAGAAAACAAAATTTCCGTACTCGCACCCATCGGAACAGCTGTTTTAGGTTATAAAACGGGAGATGTCATCCAATGGAAAGTCCCTGGCGGAGAAAACCAGTTCCAAATTACCAAAATCAAATACCAACCAGAAGCCAACGGAGATTTTCATCTTTAA
- a CDS encoding cysteine rich repeat-containing protein produces MKRLSLILIFCFHFGLFAETKTIYEICQPEIVNYCQGVKHTKARILQCLKERGKNLSDACETAQSTLSDAMKTKSQGFCKEDVSEYCRWIIPGGGRILKCLFQHETSISTQCKTVLNEV; encoded by the coding sequence ATGAAACGTTTGTCACTGATTCTTATTTTTTGTTTTCATTTTGGTTTGTTTGCAGAAACAAAAACCATTTATGAAATTTGCCAACCTGAGATCGTCAATTACTGTCAGGGAGTAAAACATACAAAGGCTCGAATTTTACAATGTTTGAAGGAACGTGGGAAAAATTTATCAGACGCATGTGAAACCGCCCAGAGTACACTTTCTGATGCAATGAAAACTAAGTCACAAGGTTTTTGTAAAGAAGACGTGAGCGAATATTGTCGTTGGATCATTCCTGGCGGTGGTCGTATTTTAAAATGTTTATTTCAACATGAGACATCAATTTCCACTCAGTGTAAAACTGTTTTAAATGAAGTATGA
- a CDS encoding thiolase family protein encodes MNMVVILDGVRTPFGKFGGGLKDYSSSELGVITAKETIRKTGLDPEEIEESIYGNVIQDDKDSAYLARHIGLKSGLKESSSGLTVNRLCGSGMESVVIGSRKILSGENNLILVGGTESMSNAPFVMKNLRWGNKYGDTPVEDRLAQSLTDCYVDLTMGLTAENIANHFKISRLKQDEWAGISQVRAEKASESGIFSDEMILIPSKGKNVSLIQRDEQIRGLSCVDSLQKLPTAFSKEGTVTAGNSSGINDGAASLLISSEEWSRSKNIRPLAKILGYANVGCDPKMMGLGPVFAIPKALQNAGLRIDEVDLYEINEAYAAQTLAVIQELNLDPEKTNVNGGAIAIGHPLGASGTRVILTLAYELRRKKFRYGVASLCIGGGQGIAIVLENPEY; translated from the coding sequence TTGAATATGGTAGTTATTTTGGACGGAGTGAGAACTCCCTTTGGAAAATTTGGTGGAGGTCTGAAAGATTATAGTTCTTCGGAGCTCGGAGTTATTACCGCAAAAGAAACAATTCGTAAAACTGGTTTGGATCCGGAAGAAATTGAAGAATCGATTTACGGGAATGTGATTCAAGATGATAAAGATTCTGCTTACTTAGCAAGGCATATTGGGCTGAAATCTGGTCTTAAAGAAAGTTCCAGTGGGCTTACTGTGAATCGTTTGTGTGGATCGGGAATGGAAAGTGTAGTCATTGGTTCCCGTAAAATTCTATCAGGGGAAAACAACCTAATCCTTGTTGGGGGAACAGAATCTATGAGTAATGCCCCTTTTGTTATGAAAAATCTTCGGTGGGGGAATAAATATGGTGATACTCCTGTGGAAGATCGTTTGGCTCAAAGTCTTACTGATTGTTATGTGGATCTAACGATGGGTTTGACAGCAGAAAACATTGCAAACCATTTCAAAATTTCTAGGTTGAAGCAAGATGAATGGGCTGGTATCTCACAAGTCCGAGCCGAAAAAGCCAGTGAGAGTGGAATTTTTTCTGACGAAATGATTTTAATCCCGAGCAAAGGAAAAAATGTTTCACTCATTCAAAGAGATGAGCAGATCCGAGGGTTATCTTGTGTTGATAGTTTACAAAAACTTCCCACGGCTTTCTCTAAAGAAGGAACTGTCACAGCTGGAAATTCATCAGGGATCAATGATGGAGCAGCGTCTTTATTGATAAGCTCTGAAGAATGGTCTCGTTCCAAAAACATTCGGCCACTCGCTAAAATATTAGGATATGCGAATGTTGGTTGCGACCCTAAAATGATGGGCCTTGGACCAGTATTTGCCATTCCCAAGGCATTACAAAATGCGGGGCTTCGTATAGATGAAGTGGATCTCTATGAAATCAATGAAGCATATGCAGCGCAAACACTAGCGGTAATCCAAGAGTTGAATTTAGATCCAGAAAAAACGAACGTAAATGGAGGAGCCATTGCTATTGGGCATCCACTCGGTGCAAGCGGAACACGTGTGATTCTGACTCTCGCCTATGAACTGCGGAGAAAAAAGTTCCGATATGGGGTGGCTTCCCTTTGTATTGGCGGCGGTCAAGGCATTGCAATTGTTTTAGAGAATCCAGAGTATTAA
- a CDS encoding MarR family winged helix-turn-helix transcriptional regulator has protein sequence MKFSHEDLKQIGSSCLNLSLRRTSRLITNYYDSALRPSGLRITQFTLLAGIAYEKDPSITDLARITDIDRTTLQRSLDILNRDGLIKIEKKEIGNVRNISLTKKGELALAKAVELWKQTQNTITDDLGKSEFKQTLKILAELRNLPVLEIDPAEES, from the coding sequence ATGAAATTTTCCCATGAAGACCTAAAACAAATTGGTTCATCCTGTCTGAATTTGAGCCTTCGTCGAACCAGCCGGCTGATTACTAATTATTACGATTCGGCTCTAAGGCCTTCCGGTCTTCGCATCACCCAGTTTACACTTTTGGCTGGTATTGCTTATGAAAAAGACCCCAGTATCACCGATTTAGCACGTATTACAGATATCGATAGGACAACCTTACAGAGAAGTTTGGATATTTTAAATCGAGATGGTTTGATCAAAATTGAAAAAAAAGAAATAGGCAATGTGCGTAACATTTCACTGACAAAAAAAGGTGAATTGGCTCTGGCAAAGGCCGTAGAACTTTGGAAACAAACTCAAAACACAATTACAGATGATCTCGGAAAATCAGAATTCAAACAAACTTTAAAAATTCTTGCCGAATTACGAAACCTTCCCGTCTTAGAAATAGATCCAGCAGAAGAAAGTTAG
- a CDS encoding alpha/beta fold hydrolase — MKKKTLLIVVAVLTFFFTTISYLFSPIDQDSFSKVISRDGTTIAYDKIGSGPPLIFVTGAICHRKFQPIIDDAKTLSQNFTVYNYDRRGRGDSGDKEIYSVQSEVEDIEALINAAGGSAYIYGHSSGAVLAMETALALPNKVKKVYIYDPPYVSNEKEHNEYQLTKEKIKNLLSEKKYSKAIDEFLVSIGMPKIFTYVLPLTPGWDRTVQLAPTLIYDITLTENLPPIERLSKIKVPIYIAYGEESPEEINRVTNILAKNIQGSILQEILKQDHSVDTKILLPTMIQFFND, encoded by the coding sequence ATGAAAAAGAAAACCTTACTCATCGTAGTTGCCGTTTTGACATTTTTTTTTACTACCATTAGTTATTTATTTTCGCCTATTGATCAGGATTCATTTTCAAAAGTAATTTCACGAGACGGAACCACCATTGCTTATGATAAAATTGGATCCGGCCCACCACTTATTTTTGTTACGGGTGCCATTTGTCATAGAAAGTTCCAGCCCATTATTGATGATGCTAAAACTCTAAGTCAAAATTTTACCGTTTATAATTACGATAGGCGCGGGCGTGGGGATAGCGGAGATAAAGAAATTTATTCGGTTCAATCTGAAGTAGAAGACATCGAAGCACTGATCAATGCCGCAGGTGGTTCGGCATACATTTATGGTCATTCTTCAGGTGCAGTATTGGCAATGGAGACAGCATTGGCCTTACCTAACAAAGTTAAAAAAGTTTATATTTATGATCCACCTTATGTTTCTAACGAAAAAGAACATAACGAATACCAACTTACAAAAGAAAAAATCAAGAACCTACTTAGCGAAAAAAAATATTCGAAAGCTATTGATGAATTTCTTGTTTCTATTGGTATGCCGAAAATTTTCACATACGTTTTACCCTTGACACCTGGTTGGGATAGAACCGTTCAGCTTGCACCGACTTTAATTTATGATATCACACTCACTGAAAATTTACCTCCCATTGAAAGACTATCAAAGATAAAAGTACCTATTTATATTGCTTATGGTGAAGAGAGTCCGGAAGAAATCAACAGAGTGACGAATATCCTCGCGAAAAACATACAAGGTTCCATTTTACAGGAAATATTAAAACAAGATCATTCTGTAGATACAAAGATCCTTCTACCGACGATGATTCAATTTTTTAATGATTGA
- a CDS encoding STAS/SEC14 domain-containing protein, with product MIIFQCPTAVTEYLEDKKIVVLTQNGKNTGANLKDSLDKGVEALIQNKAVKWLSDNRNMGTHTAEDVEWLNNDWTPRAIKAGWKKWALIQPQSALSAMSEKNLVDFFATNGIEVKIFESPEEGYQWLDSV from the coding sequence ATGATCATATTTCAATGCCCGACCGCTGTGACTGAATATCTTGAAGATAAAAAGATCGTTGTTCTTACGCAGAATGGAAAGAATACAGGGGCGAATTTAAAAGATAGTTTAGACAAAGGTGTGGAAGCACTCATTCAAAACAAAGCAGTCAAATGGTTGTCTGACAATCGTAATATGGGCACTCATACAGCAGAAGATGTAGAATGGTTGAACAACGACTGGACTCCTCGGGCCATCAAAGCCGGTTGGAAAAAATGGGCTCTCATCCAACCTCAATCAGCATTGTCAGCAATGTCTGAAAAAAACTTGGTAGATTTTTTCGCGACAAATGGAATCGAAGTGAAAATTTTTGAATCACCTGAAGAAGGGTACCAATGGTTGGATTCAGTTTAG
- a CDS encoding methyl-accepting chemotaxis protein: MKLSKTTQYIVLSLTILITQLGSLAYQLFGISDPSWIMFVLLVSNLVFSVITVTFALLQIKKYKKQFLIIKKTISAAINGNLHVEPNLKSNLKKRNEVDAILISLFELLHIFQDIITLLKDATIGLSSSVDNAKLADDSFHSSLNRQKDYSQNLEATVRKMTDNMTNIENASTNNYSTLIRVSESIKLLSGHINESEENSNLSKKLTFGISEKIQKGNKAMEEMATVIENIATSSGKIEGMVIVIKEISERVNLLALNASIEAARAGEYGSGFAVVAQEVSKLATQTSNSIKEIDANVKRNKEEVTLNRQKINETNQLYKEIIGEVKQIFEKIDFISESASNQMQIKEKLLFESEQLSQMLAEIKQNIGDQNNSQKLISDVAHAMDSSVNATFSEGENLSKLLEKIKSTSDDIGGVILLFK, translated from the coding sequence ATGAAACTTAGTAAAACCACTCAATACATAGTTTTATCATTAACAATACTCATTACACAACTCGGATCATTGGCATACCAACTTTTTGGTATATCTGATCCCAGTTGGATCATGTTTGTTTTGCTTGTGTCTAACCTTGTTTTTTCTGTAATCACAGTAACGTTTGCTTTATTGCAAATAAAGAAATACAAAAAACAATTTTTAATTATCAAAAAGACTATTTCGGCTGCCATCAACGGTAATTTACATGTTGAACCTAATCTTAAATCGAACCTAAAAAAACGCAACGAAGTCGATGCAATTTTAATTTCTTTATTTGAATTATTACATATCTTTCAAGACATCATAACACTTTTAAAAGATGCAACAATAGGTCTCTCATCATCTGTTGATAATGCAAAACTTGCGGATGATTCTTTTCATTCTAGTTTAAATAGACAAAAAGACTATTCGCAAAACTTAGAAGCAACTGTCCGCAAGATGACCGATAATATGACGAATATTGAAAATGCATCTACAAACAATTATTCAACTTTGATTCGTGTTTCAGAAAGTATTAAACTTTTATCAGGTCACATCAATGAGTCAGAAGAAAACAGTAACCTTTCAAAAAAATTAACGTTTGGCATTTCCGAAAAAATTCAAAAAGGGAATAAAGCAATGGAGGAAATGGCAACTGTCATTGAAAACATTGCAACTAGTTCTGGGAAAATAGAAGGAATGGTCATTGTGATCAAAGAAATTTCAGAACGTGTAAATTTATTGGCATTAAACGCTTCGATTGAAGCTGCACGTGCCGGAGAGTATGGAAGTGGCTTTGCAGTTGTTGCACAAGAAGTGTCTAAACTCGCAACTCAGACTTCCAATAGTATCAAAGAAATTGATGCCAATGTAAAACGGAACAAGGAAGAAGTCACACTCAATCGGCAAAAAATCAATGAAACCAACCAACTATACAAAGAAATCATCGGCGAAGTAAAACAAATTTTCGAGAAGATAGATTTCATTTCGGAATCGGCATCGAACCAAATGCAAATCAAAGAAAAGTTACTATTCGAATCCGAACAACTTTCTCAGATGTTAGCAGAGATCAAACAAAACATAGGCGATCAAAACAATTCCCAAAAATTAATCTCCGATGTTGCTCACGCAATGGACTCAAGTGTCAATGCAACATTTTCAGAAGGGGAAAATCTTTCTAAACTTTTAGAAAAAATAAAATCTACTAGTGATGATATTGGTGGAGTTATTTTATTATTTAAGTAA